A single Pseudoalteromonas phenolica DNA region contains:
- a CDS encoding divergent polysaccharide deacetylase family protein has protein sequence MRSLLWLLLSALYLALPLQAKQIAIVIDDVGNHQRDLNLLSLPGELTFAILPHTPYSQKFAYLASQQSKELLLHVPMQAIEDKALGPGALTLDMDKQTLQMTLGHALASLPQVSGINNHMGSALTQYSDPMKWTMEILRKRGLYFLDSRTTKESQAQTVADLYGVPNIARQVFLDNEKQDTYLSQQLAEAKNIALRTGQSILIAHPYPETVAFLHEQIPQLLEQGFELVPVSQIVRSRYIQLAKHAGAPMPSIAKK, from the coding sequence CCTTTGCAAGCTAAACAAATTGCCATTGTGATCGATGATGTGGGAAACCACCAGCGCGATCTCAATTTACTATCTCTGCCCGGTGAGCTAACTTTTGCTATTTTGCCGCACACCCCCTATTCCCAAAAATTTGCATACCTTGCCAGCCAACAAAGTAAAGAGTTACTTTTGCATGTACCGATGCAAGCGATTGAAGACAAAGCCCTCGGCCCTGGCGCACTCACCCTAGACATGGATAAGCAAACACTTCAAATGACATTGGGGCACGCACTAGCAAGCTTACCTCAAGTAAGTGGCATCAATAATCATATGGGATCTGCATTAACTCAATATAGCGATCCGATGAAATGGACGATGGAAATATTACGTAAACGCGGTTTATATTTTCTTGATAGCCGAACGACAAAGGAGTCGCAGGCACAGACTGTAGCTGATTTATATGGTGTTCCTAATATTGCTCGCCAAGTTTTTTTAGATAATGAGAAACAAGACACTTACTTATCTCAGCAGTTGGCTGAAGCCAAAAATATCGCTTTGCGAACTGGCCAATCGATACTCATCGCACACCCTTACCCTGAAACCGTCGCGTTTTTACATGAGCAAATCCCGCAACTATTAGAACAAGGCTTTGAACTCGTGCCCGTTTCACAAATTGTTCGCAGTCGCTATATCCAATTAGCAAAACATGCTGGCGCTCCTATGCCAAGCATTGCAAAAAAGTAA